In a genomic window of Candidatus Binatus sp.:
- a CDS encoding NADH-quinone oxidoreductase subunit M: protein MSHALTLITFVPIVGMVLILALPGAMKNAFKWIAAAATVPQLLIAIYLYEHFDTTTSAVQFAEKASWMPSYHITYFVGVDGISISMVLLTALIMFISTFASFGINRAEKGYYAMLLMLDTGMMGVFVSLDFFLFYIFWEVMLLPMYFLIGIWGGPRREYAAIKFFLYTLLGSVLILLAMLGLYYYSATPTFDLTQLAANSSHYSIGFQRIVWIALFIGFAIKIPAFPFHTWLPDAHVEAPTAISVILAGVLLKMGTYGILRVNFAVLPAASYQLAWLFLGVIGTINIVYGAMCAMAQTDYKKLIAYSSISHMGYVMLGMAAFTAAGINGAVLQMFNHGTITAMLFILVGVIYDRAHHREINGFGGLAQQMPIYTAITGFAFFAGMGLPGMSAFISEVLVLLGAWQTHPFMVVFGAATAVLTAGYLLWTFQRIYLGPLNEKYKDFPDLSFREAFTLVPLGIIVLILGVYPQAILGLLNTSLVHLNQVVLSTSGAAVAMVR, encoded by the coding sequence ATGAGTCACGCGCTTACGCTGATAACCTTTGTTCCGATCGTCGGAATGGTGTTGATTCTCGCGCTGCCCGGCGCGATGAAGAACGCATTCAAGTGGATCGCGGCGGCGGCGACGGTGCCGCAACTGTTGATCGCGATTTACCTGTACGAGCACTTCGACACGACGACCAGCGCGGTTCAGTTCGCCGAGAAGGCGTCGTGGATGCCCTCGTACCACATTACTTACTTCGTGGGCGTGGACGGAATCAGCATCTCGATGGTGCTGCTGACGGCGCTCATCATGTTCATCTCGACGTTCGCGAGCTTCGGAATAAATCGCGCGGAGAAGGGCTACTACGCGATGCTGCTGATGCTCGACACGGGAATGATGGGCGTGTTCGTGTCGCTCGATTTCTTCCTGTTTTATATTTTTTGGGAAGTGATGCTGCTGCCGATGTATTTTCTCATCGGCATCTGGGGCGGTCCGCGACGCGAGTACGCGGCGATCAAATTCTTTCTCTACACTCTGCTGGGTTCGGTGCTGATTCTGCTGGCGATGCTCGGACTTTATTACTACAGCGCGACTCCGACCTTTGACTTGACTCAGCTGGCGGCGAATTCGAGTCATTACTCAATCGGGTTCCAGCGAATAGTATGGATCGCGCTGTTCATCGGTTTCGCAATCAAGATTCCGGCGTTCCCGTTCCATACCTGGCTGCCCGACGCGCACGTGGAAGCGCCCACGGCGATTTCGGTGATTCTTGCGGGTGTGCTACTGAAAATGGGCACCTACGGCATTCTGCGCGTCAATTTCGCGGTGCTGCCTGCCGCCAGCTACCAGCTCGCGTGGCTGTTCCTTGGCGTGATCGGCACTATCAACATCGTCTACGGCGCGATGTGCGCGATGGCGCAGACTGACTATAAGAAACTGATTGCCTATTCGTCGATTAGCCACATGGGCTACGTGATGCTGGGGATGGCGGCGTTCACCGCGGCGGGAATCAACGGCGCGGTGCTGCAGATGTTCAATCACGGAACGATCACGGCGATGCTTTTTATCCTGGTCGGCGTGATCTACGATCGCGCGCATCATCGCGAGATAAACGGCTTCGGCGGTCTGGCGCAGCAGATGCCGATATATACGGCGATTACGGGCTTCGCGTTTTTCGCCGGGATGGGACTGCCGGGGATGTCGGCATTTATTTCGGAAGTGCTGGTGCTGCTCGGCGCGTGGCAGACGCATCCGTTTATGGTGGTATTCGGCGCGGCGACGGCGGTACTGACCGCGGGCTATCTGCTGTGGACCTTCCAGCGGATCTACCTCGGGCCGTTGAACGAAAAATACAAGGACTTTCCCGATTTGTCGTTTCGCGAGGCGTTCACGCTGGTGCCGCTCGGGATCATCGTGCTGATACTCGGCGTCTATCCGCAGGCGATTCTCGGCCTGCTCAACACCTCGCTGGTTCATCTGAACCAGGTTGTGCTGTCGACTTCGGGCGCCGCCGTCGCGATGGTTCGCTGA